The Scophthalmus maximus strain ysfricsl-2021 chromosome 7, ASM2237912v1, whole genome shotgun sequence genome includes a window with the following:
- the c7h12orf73 gene encoding protein BRAWNIN isoform X1 has protein sequence MDETRRWRKCVKMPAGVSWSRYLRMLGASVLAMFAGAQVVHQYYLPDLSIPEVPPKPGELQTELLGYKVREEATAALQQLKAEQKVD, from the exons ATGGACGAGACACGAAG gtGGAGGAAGTGTGTGAAGATGCCAGCTGGTGTGTCTTGGTCTCGGTACCTGAGGATGTTGGGAGCCAGTGTACTGGCCATGTTTGCAGGAGCACAGGTCGTCCACCAGTACTACCTACCGGATTTG AGTATACCAGAGGTCCCACCAAAGCCTGGGGAGCTGCAGACGGAACTGCTGGGCTACAAAGTCAGAGAAGAAGCCACTGCTGCGTTACAGCAGCttaaagcagaacaaaaagtGGACTGA
- the tdg.2 gene encoding G/T mismatch-specific thymine DNA glycosylase isoform X3, with protein sequence MYQSSQQHPEVHHVMTYQNMGHHAEGLRDEPVMTELSVHREPPLHQEPFHQNYPAAPNHYQEPAYPQNVREQQQHVAVQHHSQHQHAIQQQGPRVQQQPQPAGPPQAVTPVKKKRGRPPKQQAEDGEAQEDDEVEAAKKAKRILNRFNGMSVAEVMAKTLPDVITFNLDILIIGINPGLLSAYKGHHYPNPGNHFWKCLFLSGLTDQQLNYMHDESLPEKYNIGFTNMVERTTPGSKDLSSKEIREGGRQLLDKLKKYKPLIAAFNGKGIYEIFCKETFGVKAKNLEFGLQPYKIPETETVCYLMPSSSPRCAQFPRAQDKVHFYIKLKDLRDQMKGLLPSHEVLETEYSFNLQLAKEDAKRIAIKEEQVDPEYESCSGLRGDARQSSNVSN encoded by the exons AT GTACCAGTCGAGCCAGCAGCATCCCGAGGTGCACCATGTGATGACGTATCAAAACATGGGCCACCACGCAGAAGGTCTCAGAGACGAGCCGGTCATGACTGAGCTGTCTGTCCACCGGGAGCCACCTCTACACCAGGAACCTTTTCACCAGAACTACCCCGCAGCCCCGAATCACTACCAGGAGCCGGCGTACCCGCAGAACGTCcgggagcagcagcaacatgtcgCAGTCCAGCATCACTCTCAGCATCAACATGCAATACAGCAGCAGGGGCCGAgagtccagcagcagcctcagcctGCCGGGCCACCGCAAG CGGTGACGCCCGTGAAGAAAAAGCGAGGCCGGCCTCCAAAACAGCAGGCGGAGGACGGCGAGGCGCAGGAGGACGATGAGGTCGAGGCTGCCAAGAAGGCGAAGAGGATCCTCAACCGCTTCAACGGCATGTCAGTGGCTGAGGTTATGGCCAAAACCCTGCCAGACGTTATTACCTTCAATCTTGACATTTTGATA ATTGGAATTAACCCAGGACTATTGTCAGCCTACAAAGGACACCATTACCCAAACCCAGGGAACCATTTCT GGAAATGTCTGTTCCTCTCCGGTCTAACTGACCAGCAGCTCAACTACATGCACGACGAGAGCCTGCCGGAGAAATACAACATCGGCTTCACCAACATGGTGGAGAGGACCACACCTGGCAGCAAGGACCTCTccag tAAGGAGATTCGTGAAGGAGGTCGACAATTACTTGACAAGCTGAAGAAATATAAGCCGTTAATAGCAGCTTTTAATGGCAAAG gtatttATGAAATCTTTTGCAAAGAAACCTTTGGTGTGAAGGCAAAGAATCTGGAGTTTGGTCTGCAGCCCTACAAAATCCCAGAAACGGAAACG GTGTGCTACTTGATGCCCTCATCAAGCCCTCGCTGTGCCCAGTTTCCCCGAGCACAGGATAAGGTGCATTTCTACATCAAGCTGAAGGATCTGAGAGACCAGATGAAAGGCTTGCTACCTAGTCACGAGGTCCTGGAGACTGAATACTCCTTCAATCTTCAGCTAGCTAAAG AGGATGCTAAGAGGATTGCAATCAAAGAAGAGCAGGTGGATCCGGAGTATGAGAGCTGTAGTGGGCTGCGTGGCGACGCGAGGCAAAGCAGCAACGTCTCCAActaa
- the tdg.1 gene encoding thymine DNA glycosylase, tandem duplicate 1 isoform X2: MAHMTYSDPMMDQEEPAHLAKPPAKKRGRPAQPKEPKAPKPPKVPKAPKAPKAPKAPKAPKPPKDPNAPKAKPGPKPKKAAEAQGDGKQEKIDESFKKVKRKVDRFKGMSEEEVMKKTLPDLLDYNLDYVIIGINPGLMAAFIGRWFPGPGNHFWKCLFLSGFTEELLNHMSDTTLPVKYKMGFTNMVERATPGSKDLSSKELREGGKILVEKLKKFKPLIAVFNGKCIYEMFCREMFGKKPKKLDFGLQPHKIPDCDVALYLMPSSSARCAQFPRAQDKVHFYIKLRELRDQLKGVQKSTEIEEVDYSFDLSLAKEDAKRMAIKEEQYDPGYEDAYGGAYAERGPEGDQAPSQTNGHCTFSTAENTEGAQEATTSQTAEGQLPDGQWMTQCFADQIPDISGGPKDGSA, encoded by the exons ATGGCACACATGACTTATTCAGACCCCATGATGGATCAAGAAGAACCTGCTCACCTGGCAAAAC CCCCAGCCAAGAAGAGAGGCAGGCCAGCTCAACCCAAGGAACCCAAGGCACCCAAACCCCCAAAAGTACCCAAGGCACCAAAGGCACCCAAGGCACCAAAGGCACCAAAGGCACCAAAGCCGCCTAAAGACCCGAATGCGCCTAAAGCAAAACCCGGTCCCAAGCCCAAGAAGGCTGCTGAGGCTCAGGGGGACGGCAAGCAGGAGAAGATCGATGAGAGCTTCAAGAAGGTGAAGCGGAAAGTCGACCGCTTCAAGGGAATGTCGGAAGAGGAAGTCATGAAAAAAACTCTACCAGACCTCCTGGACTACAACCTAGACTATGTCATT attggTATCAACCCAGGGCTGATGGCAGCTTTCATTGGACGATGGTTTCCTGGACCTGGAAATCATTTTT GGAAGTGCCTGTTTCTCTCTGGATTTACTGAGGAGCTGCTCAACCACATGAGTGACACCACTCTGCCAGTCAAATACAAAATGGGTTTCACCAACATGGTGGAGAGGGCGACACCAGGAAGTAAAGACCtctcaag TAAAGAATTACGCGAAGGGGGCAAAATTCTTGTCGAGAAGTTGAAGAAATTCAAGCCTCTTATTGCTGTTTTCAATGGAAAAT GCATATATGAAATGTTCTGCAGAGAGATGTTTGGCAAAAAACCAAAGAAGCTCGACTTTGGTTTGCAACCGCACAAGATCCCAGACTGTGACGTG GCTCTGTATCTGATGCCGTCTTCCAGCGCTCGCTGCGCTCAGTTCCCTCGTGCTCAGGACAAAGTCCACTTCTACATCAAACTGCGGGAGCTCAGAGATCAGCTGAAGGGCGTCCAGAAGAGCACTGAGATCGAGGAGGTCGACTACTCGTTCGACCTGAGTTTGGCCAAAG AGGATGCCAAGAGGATGGCGATTAAGGAGGAGCAGTACGACCCTGGTTACGAAGATGCCTACGGTGGAGCGTATGCAGAGAGAGGACCCGAAGGGGACCAGGCCCCGAGCCAGACCAACGGTCACTGTACATTCTCGACTGCAGAAAACACAG AGGGAGCTCAGGAGGCGACCACATCGCAGACGGCAGAAGGCCAGCTGCCAGACGGACAGTGGATGACCCAGTGCTTTGCAGATCAGATCCCGGACATCAGTGGTGGACCGAAAGACGGCAGCGCATGA
- the c7h12orf73 gene encoding protein BRAWNIN isoform X2, which yields MPAGVSWSRYLRMLGASVLAMFAGAQVVHQYYLPDLSIPEVPPKPGELQTELLGYKVREEATAALQQLKAEQKVD from the exons ATGCCAGCTGGTGTGTCTTGGTCTCGGTACCTGAGGATGTTGGGAGCCAGTGTACTGGCCATGTTTGCAGGAGCACAGGTCGTCCACCAGTACTACCTACCGGATTTG AGTATACCAGAGGTCCCACCAAAGCCTGGGGAGCTGCAGACGGAACTGCTGGGCTACAAAGTCAGAGAAGAAGCCACTGCTGCGTTACAGCAGCttaaagcagaacaaaaagtGGACTGA
- the tdg.2 gene encoding G/T mismatch-specific thymine DNA glycosylase isoform X1 → MFIHSDQSTVEMEENQFTSLTVPTDYFQQWYQSSQQHPEVHHVMTYQNMGHHAEGLRDEPVMTELSVHREPPLHQEPFHQNYPAAPNHYQEPAYPQNVREQQQHVAVQHHSQHQHAIQQQGPRVQQQPQPAGPPQAVTPVKKKRGRPPKQQAEDGEAQEDDEVEAAKKAKRILNRFNGMSVAEVMAKTLPDVITFNLDILIIGINPGLLSAYKGHHYPNPGNHFWKCLFLSGLTDQQLNYMHDESLPEKYNIGFTNMVERTTPGSKDLSSKEIREGGRQLLDKLKKYKPLIAAFNGKGIYEIFCKETFGVKAKNLEFGLQPYKIPETETVCYLMPSSSPRCAQFPRAQDKVHFYIKLKDLRDQMKGLLPSHEVLETEYSFNLQLAKEDAKRIAIKEEQVDPEYESCSGLRGDARQSSNVSN, encoded by the exons atgttcattcattcagacCAGTCCACCGTTGAGATGGAGGAAAACCAGTTCACGTCCCTGACGGTGCCCACGGATTATTTTCAGCAGTG GTACCAGTCGAGCCAGCAGCATCCCGAGGTGCACCATGTGATGACGTATCAAAACATGGGCCACCACGCAGAAGGTCTCAGAGACGAGCCGGTCATGACTGAGCTGTCTGTCCACCGGGAGCCACCTCTACACCAGGAACCTTTTCACCAGAACTACCCCGCAGCCCCGAATCACTACCAGGAGCCGGCGTACCCGCAGAACGTCcgggagcagcagcaacatgtcgCAGTCCAGCATCACTCTCAGCATCAACATGCAATACAGCAGCAGGGGCCGAgagtccagcagcagcctcagcctGCCGGGCCACCGCAAG CGGTGACGCCCGTGAAGAAAAAGCGAGGCCGGCCTCCAAAACAGCAGGCGGAGGACGGCGAGGCGCAGGAGGACGATGAGGTCGAGGCTGCCAAGAAGGCGAAGAGGATCCTCAACCGCTTCAACGGCATGTCAGTGGCTGAGGTTATGGCCAAAACCCTGCCAGACGTTATTACCTTCAATCTTGACATTTTGATA ATTGGAATTAACCCAGGACTATTGTCAGCCTACAAAGGACACCATTACCCAAACCCAGGGAACCATTTCT GGAAATGTCTGTTCCTCTCCGGTCTAACTGACCAGCAGCTCAACTACATGCACGACGAGAGCCTGCCGGAGAAATACAACATCGGCTTCACCAACATGGTGGAGAGGACCACACCTGGCAGCAAGGACCTCTccag tAAGGAGATTCGTGAAGGAGGTCGACAATTACTTGACAAGCTGAAGAAATATAAGCCGTTAATAGCAGCTTTTAATGGCAAAG gtatttATGAAATCTTTTGCAAAGAAACCTTTGGTGTGAAGGCAAAGAATCTGGAGTTTGGTCTGCAGCCCTACAAAATCCCAGAAACGGAAACG GTGTGCTACTTGATGCCCTCATCAAGCCCTCGCTGTGCCCAGTTTCCCCGAGCACAGGATAAGGTGCATTTCTACATCAAGCTGAAGGATCTGAGAGACCAGATGAAAGGCTTGCTACCTAGTCACGAGGTCCTGGAGACTGAATACTCCTTCAATCTTCAGCTAGCTAAAG AGGATGCTAAGAGGATTGCAATCAAAGAAGAGCAGGTGGATCCGGAGTATGAGAGCTGTAGTGGGCTGCGTGGCGACGCGAGGCAAAGCAGCAACGTCTCCAActaa
- the samm50 gene encoding sorting and assembly machinery component 50 homolog A isoform X2, with product MGNVHARSLDPLPMRGPELGVQADDIEAPDIEPEPKQEFLENKDVVVQQVHIDGLGRTKDDLLTYEIAGVFRAKNLIDVMRKSHEARQKLLRLGIFRKVEVVIDTSRGEDALPNGLDVTFEVTELRRMTGSYNTMVGNNEGSMVLGLKLPNVLGRAEKLTFQFSYGTKETSYGLSFFKPQPGHFERNISFNMYKVTGQFPWSSLRETDRGISTELSFPVWKTNQTLKWEGVWRELGCLARTASFAIREESGHSLKSSLSHAMVIDSRNSSILPRKGGLFKIHQELAGYTGGDASFLKEDFEIQLNKTLFWDSVLSASLWGGLLLPIGDAPTSIADRFYLGGPTSIRGFSMYSMGPQSEGDYLGGEAYWAGGLHLYTPLPFRPGRGGFGDLFRTHFFLNAGNLCNLNYGEGPQAHLKKLAECIRWSYGLGIVLRLGNIARLELNYCIPMGVQSGDRICDGVQFGAGIRFL from the exons ATGGGCAACGTCCATGCCCGG agcCTGGACCCTCTGCCCATGCGAGGGCCCGAGCTTGGTGTTCAAGCAGATGACATCGAGGCTCCAGATATTGAACCGGAGCCAAAACAAGAATTTCTCGAAAACAAGGAC GTTGTGGTTCAACAAGTGCACATAGATGGACTCGGAAGAACCAAGGATGACCTGTTAACTTATGAAATTGCAGGAGTTTTCCGGGCAAAAAACCTAATCGAT GTGATGCGGAAGTCTCACGAAGCTCGACAGAAGCTTCTGCGTCTTGGTATCTTCAGAAAAGTGGAAGTTGTTATTGACACCTCACGAG GAGAAGATGCTCTTCCTAATGGCCTCGACGTGACCTTTGAGGTCACTGAGCTGAGACGAATGACAGGCAGCTACAACACCATGGTCGGAAACAACGAAGGAAGCATG GTACTGGGCCTGAAGTTGCCTAATGTATTAGGTCGTGCAGAGAAACTGACCTTCCAGTTCTCATATGGCACCAAAGAGACGTCCTATGGCCTGTCCTTCTTCAAACCCCAACCAGGACACTTTGAACGCAA catcTCATTCAACATGTACAAAGTAACAGGTCAGTTTCCATGGAGTTCACTGAGGGAGACAGATCGAGGAATCTCCACTGAACTGAGC TTCCCTGTGTGGAAGACCAACCAAACACTAAAGTGGGAGGGAGTGTGGAGAGAGCTGGGCTGTCTGGCTCGTACAGCCTCGTTTGCCATCCGGGAGGAGAGTGGCCATTCCCTCAAGTCCTCACTTTCG CATGCTATGGTCATTGACAGCAGGAATTCCTCCATCCTTCCAAGGAAAGGTGGCCTGTTTAAGATCCATCAG GAACTTGCTGGTTACACTGGCGGAGACGCTAGTTTCCTGAAGGAGGACTTTGAAATCCAACTCAACAAAACACTCTTTTGGGACTCT GTCCTTTCTGCCTCATTGTGGGGCGGTTTGCTTCTGCCCATTGGTGATGCACCAACAAGCATAGCAGACAG GTTCTATCTAGGTGGCCCCACCAGCATCAGGGGAttcagtatgtacagtatgggCCCCCAGAGTGAAG GTGACTACCTGGGAGGAGAGGCCTACTGGGCTGGAGGCCTCCACCTCTACACCCCTCTACCCTTCAGACCAGGCAGGGGGGGCTTTGGTGACCTCTTCAGAACACACTTCTTCCTCAATGCCGGAAATCTTTGTAACCTCAACTACG gtgAGGGGCCACAAGCACATTTGAAGAAACTGGCAGAATGCATCCGTTGGTCATACGGACTTGGCATTGTGCTGCGTTTGGGGAACATTGCCAGGCTGGAGCTGAATTACTGCATTCCCATGGGAGTCCAGAGTGGAGACAG GATATGTGACGGGGTCCAGTTTGGAGCAGGAATCAGattcctgtga
- the si:dkey-42p14.3 gene encoding EF-hand calcium-binding domain-containing protein 10: MATQREQDAADYLKRHQIMELMENLTGMLFFYRPENPTEFLIEQLEQLQVSRQGGEKGPNLFNSSNLDAVFGMMDPANQKYITFAQYKHALTTMGIKDINECPDGANEDRISLETFKAEAMQGLQRCTATYTPM, translated from the exons ATGGCGACGCAGAGAGAACAGGACGCCGCGGATTATCTCAAGAGACACCAGATAATGGAGCTCATGGAGAACCTGACCGGCATGCTCTTCTTCTACAGACCCG AGAATCCCACGGAGTTTCTCATCGAGCAGCTGGAACAGCTGCAGGTTTCTCGACAGGGTGGCGAGAAAGGGCCCAATCTGTTCAACAGCTCCAACCTGGACGCAGTCTTCGGGATGATGGACCCCGCCAATCAAAAATACATCACCTTTGCTCAATACAAGCATG CACTGACAACAATGGGCATAAAGGACATTAATGAATGTCCTGACGGTGCAAATGAAGACAGAATATCCCTTGAGACGTTCAAAGCAGAAGC GATGCAAGGACTGCAGCGATGCACAGCAACATATACACCAATGTGA
- the tdg.2 gene encoding G/T mismatch-specific thymine DNA glycosylase isoform X2, with amino-acid sequence MYDRYQSSQQHPEVHHVMTYQNMGHHAEGLRDEPVMTELSVHREPPLHQEPFHQNYPAAPNHYQEPAYPQNVREQQQHVAVQHHSQHQHAIQQQGPRVQQQPQPAGPPQAVTPVKKKRGRPPKQQAEDGEAQEDDEVEAAKKAKRILNRFNGMSVAEVMAKTLPDVITFNLDILIIGINPGLLSAYKGHHYPNPGNHFWKCLFLSGLTDQQLNYMHDESLPEKYNIGFTNMVERTTPGSKDLSSKEIREGGRQLLDKLKKYKPLIAAFNGKGIYEIFCKETFGVKAKNLEFGLQPYKIPETETVCYLMPSSSPRCAQFPRAQDKVHFYIKLKDLRDQMKGLLPSHEVLETEYSFNLQLAKEDAKRIAIKEEQVDPEYESCSGLRGDARQSSNVSN; translated from the exons ATGTATGACAG GTACCAGTCGAGCCAGCAGCATCCCGAGGTGCACCATGTGATGACGTATCAAAACATGGGCCACCACGCAGAAGGTCTCAGAGACGAGCCGGTCATGACTGAGCTGTCTGTCCACCGGGAGCCACCTCTACACCAGGAACCTTTTCACCAGAACTACCCCGCAGCCCCGAATCACTACCAGGAGCCGGCGTACCCGCAGAACGTCcgggagcagcagcaacatgtcgCAGTCCAGCATCACTCTCAGCATCAACATGCAATACAGCAGCAGGGGCCGAgagtccagcagcagcctcagcctGCCGGGCCACCGCAAG CGGTGACGCCCGTGAAGAAAAAGCGAGGCCGGCCTCCAAAACAGCAGGCGGAGGACGGCGAGGCGCAGGAGGACGATGAGGTCGAGGCTGCCAAGAAGGCGAAGAGGATCCTCAACCGCTTCAACGGCATGTCAGTGGCTGAGGTTATGGCCAAAACCCTGCCAGACGTTATTACCTTCAATCTTGACATTTTGATA ATTGGAATTAACCCAGGACTATTGTCAGCCTACAAAGGACACCATTACCCAAACCCAGGGAACCATTTCT GGAAATGTCTGTTCCTCTCCGGTCTAACTGACCAGCAGCTCAACTACATGCACGACGAGAGCCTGCCGGAGAAATACAACATCGGCTTCACCAACATGGTGGAGAGGACCACACCTGGCAGCAAGGACCTCTccag tAAGGAGATTCGTGAAGGAGGTCGACAATTACTTGACAAGCTGAAGAAATATAAGCCGTTAATAGCAGCTTTTAATGGCAAAG gtatttATGAAATCTTTTGCAAAGAAACCTTTGGTGTGAAGGCAAAGAATCTGGAGTTTGGTCTGCAGCCCTACAAAATCCCAGAAACGGAAACG GTGTGCTACTTGATGCCCTCATCAAGCCCTCGCTGTGCCCAGTTTCCCCGAGCACAGGATAAGGTGCATTTCTACATCAAGCTGAAGGATCTGAGAGACCAGATGAAAGGCTTGCTACCTAGTCACGAGGTCCTGGAGACTGAATACTCCTTCAATCTTCAGCTAGCTAAAG AGGATGCTAAGAGGATTGCAATCAAAGAAGAGCAGGTGGATCCGGAGTATGAGAGCTGTAGTGGGCTGCGTGGCGACGCGAGGCAAAGCAGCAACGTCTCCAActaa
- the samm50 gene encoding sorting and assembly machinery component 50 homolog A isoform X1 — protein sequence MGNVHARSLDPLPMRGPELGVQADDIEAPDIEPEPKQEFLENKDVVVQQVHIDGLGRTKDDLLTYEIAGVFRAKNLIDVMRKSHEARQKLLRLGIFRKVEVVIDTSRGEDALPNGLDVTFEVTELRRMTGSYNTMVGNNEGSMVLGLKLPNVLGRAEKLTFQFSYGTKETSYGLSFFKPQPGHFERNISFNMYKVTGQFPWSSLRETDRGISTELSFPVWKTNQTLKWEGVWRELGCLARTASFAIREESGHSLKSSLSHAMVIDSRNSSILPRKGGLFKIHQELAGYTGGDASFLKEDFEIQLNKTLFWDSVLSASLWGGLLLPIGDAPTSIADRFYLGGPTSIRGFSMYSMGPQSEGVTGDYLGGEAYWAGGLHLYTPLPFRPGRGGFGDLFRTHFFLNAGNLCNLNYGEGPQAHLKKLAECIRWSYGLGIVLRLGNIARLELNYCIPMGVQSGDRICDGVQFGAGIRFL from the exons ATGGGCAACGTCCATGCCCGG agcCTGGACCCTCTGCCCATGCGAGGGCCCGAGCTTGGTGTTCAAGCAGATGACATCGAGGCTCCAGATATTGAACCGGAGCCAAAACAAGAATTTCTCGAAAACAAGGAC GTTGTGGTTCAACAAGTGCACATAGATGGACTCGGAAGAACCAAGGATGACCTGTTAACTTATGAAATTGCAGGAGTTTTCCGGGCAAAAAACCTAATCGAT GTGATGCGGAAGTCTCACGAAGCTCGACAGAAGCTTCTGCGTCTTGGTATCTTCAGAAAAGTGGAAGTTGTTATTGACACCTCACGAG GAGAAGATGCTCTTCCTAATGGCCTCGACGTGACCTTTGAGGTCACTGAGCTGAGACGAATGACAGGCAGCTACAACACCATGGTCGGAAACAACGAAGGAAGCATG GTACTGGGCCTGAAGTTGCCTAATGTATTAGGTCGTGCAGAGAAACTGACCTTCCAGTTCTCATATGGCACCAAAGAGACGTCCTATGGCCTGTCCTTCTTCAAACCCCAACCAGGACACTTTGAACGCAA catcTCATTCAACATGTACAAAGTAACAGGTCAGTTTCCATGGAGTTCACTGAGGGAGACAGATCGAGGAATCTCCACTGAACTGAGC TTCCCTGTGTGGAAGACCAACCAAACACTAAAGTGGGAGGGAGTGTGGAGAGAGCTGGGCTGTCTGGCTCGTACAGCCTCGTTTGCCATCCGGGAGGAGAGTGGCCATTCCCTCAAGTCCTCACTTTCG CATGCTATGGTCATTGACAGCAGGAATTCCTCCATCCTTCCAAGGAAAGGTGGCCTGTTTAAGATCCATCAG GAACTTGCTGGTTACACTGGCGGAGACGCTAGTTTCCTGAAGGAGGACTTTGAAATCCAACTCAACAAAACACTCTTTTGGGACTCT GTCCTTTCTGCCTCATTGTGGGGCGGTTTGCTTCTGCCCATTGGTGATGCACCAACAAGCATAGCAGACAG GTTCTATCTAGGTGGCCCCACCAGCATCAGGGGAttcagtatgtacagtatgggCCCCCAGAGTGAAG GTGTGACAGGTGACTACCTGGGAGGAGAGGCCTACTGGGCTGGAGGCCTCCACCTCTACACCCCTCTACCCTTCAGACCAGGCAGGGGGGGCTTTGGTGACCTCTTCAGAACACACTTCTTCCTCAATGCCGGAAATCTTTGTAACCTCAACTACG gtgAGGGGCCACAAGCACATTTGAAGAAACTGGCAGAATGCATCCGTTGGTCATACGGACTTGGCATTGTGCTGCGTTTGGGGAACATTGCCAGGCTGGAGCTGAATTACTGCATTCCCATGGGAGTCCAGAGTGGAGACAG GATATGTGACGGGGTCCAGTTTGGAGCAGGAATCAGattcctgtga
- the tdg.1 gene encoding thymine DNA glycosylase, tandem duplicate 1 isoform X1, with protein sequence MEEKLNGSLPVVSPEYLQQWVQSAQQFHALQAQYSGLSPNHQFHYPEREAGETAMAHMTYSDPMMDQEEPAHLAKPPAKKRGRPAQPKEPKAPKPPKVPKAPKAPKAPKAPKAPKPPKDPNAPKAKPGPKPKKAAEAQGDGKQEKIDESFKKVKRKVDRFKGMSEEEVMKKTLPDLLDYNLDYVIIGINPGLMAAFIGRWFPGPGNHFWKCLFLSGFTEELLNHMSDTTLPVKYKMGFTNMVERATPGSKDLSSKELREGGKILVEKLKKFKPLIAVFNGKCIYEMFCREMFGKKPKKLDFGLQPHKIPDCDVALYLMPSSSARCAQFPRAQDKVHFYIKLRELRDQLKGVQKSTEIEEVDYSFDLSLAKEDAKRMAIKEEQYDPGYEDAYGGAYAERGPEGDQAPSQTNGHCTFSTAENTEGAQEATTSQTAEGQLPDGQWMTQCFADQIPDISGGPKDGSA encoded by the exons ATGGAGGAAAAGCTGAATGGATCACTGCCTGTTGTCTCCCCGGAGTATCTTCAACAGTG GGTTCAGTCTGCCCAGCAGTTCCACGCTCTGCAGGCGCAGTATTCAGGCCTCAGCCCCAACCACCAGTTTCACTACCcagagagggaggcgggagAGACGGCCATGGCACACATGACTTATTCAGACCCCATGATGGATCAAGAAGAACCTGCTCACCTGGCAAAAC CCCCAGCCAAGAAGAGAGGCAGGCCAGCTCAACCCAAGGAACCCAAGGCACCCAAACCCCCAAAAGTACCCAAGGCACCAAAGGCACCCAAGGCACCAAAGGCACCAAAGGCACCAAAGCCGCCTAAAGACCCGAATGCGCCTAAAGCAAAACCCGGTCCCAAGCCCAAGAAGGCTGCTGAGGCTCAGGGGGACGGCAAGCAGGAGAAGATCGATGAGAGCTTCAAGAAGGTGAAGCGGAAAGTCGACCGCTTCAAGGGAATGTCGGAAGAGGAAGTCATGAAAAAAACTCTACCAGACCTCCTGGACTACAACCTAGACTATGTCATT attggTATCAACCCAGGGCTGATGGCAGCTTTCATTGGACGATGGTTTCCTGGACCTGGAAATCATTTTT GGAAGTGCCTGTTTCTCTCTGGATTTACTGAGGAGCTGCTCAACCACATGAGTGACACCACTCTGCCAGTCAAATACAAAATGGGTTTCACCAACATGGTGGAGAGGGCGACACCAGGAAGTAAAGACCtctcaag TAAAGAATTACGCGAAGGGGGCAAAATTCTTGTCGAGAAGTTGAAGAAATTCAAGCCTCTTATTGCTGTTTTCAATGGAAAAT GCATATATGAAATGTTCTGCAGAGAGATGTTTGGCAAAAAACCAAAGAAGCTCGACTTTGGTTTGCAACCGCACAAGATCCCAGACTGTGACGTG GCTCTGTATCTGATGCCGTCTTCCAGCGCTCGCTGCGCTCAGTTCCCTCGTGCTCAGGACAAAGTCCACTTCTACATCAAACTGCGGGAGCTCAGAGATCAGCTGAAGGGCGTCCAGAAGAGCACTGAGATCGAGGAGGTCGACTACTCGTTCGACCTGAGTTTGGCCAAAG AGGATGCCAAGAGGATGGCGATTAAGGAGGAGCAGTACGACCCTGGTTACGAAGATGCCTACGGTGGAGCGTATGCAGAGAGAGGACCCGAAGGGGACCAGGCCCCGAGCCAGACCAACGGTCACTGTACATTCTCGACTGCAGAAAACACAG AGGGAGCTCAGGAGGCGACCACATCGCAGACGGCAGAAGGCCAGCTGCCAGACGGACAGTGGATGACCCAGTGCTTTGCAGATCAGATCCCGGACATCAGTGGTGGACCGAAAGACGGCAGCGCATGA